From Topomyia yanbarensis strain Yona2022 chromosome 1, ASM3024719v1, whole genome shotgun sequence, one genomic window encodes:
- the LOC131676745 gene encoding serine/threonine-protein phosphatase 2A 56 kDa regulatory subunit epsilon isoform produces the protein MSSGTFVDRIDPFAKRSLKKKGKKSQGSSRYRSSQDVELQQLPSLKVDCSSLEQEELFIRKLRQCCVSFDFMDPLSDLKGKEIKRAALNDLSAYITHGRGVLTENVYPEIIKMISVNLFRTLPPSENPDFDPEEDDPTLEASWPHLQLVYEVFLRFLESADFQATFGKKVIDQKFVLQLLELFDSEDPRERDFLKTVLHRIYGKFLGLRAFIRKQINNIFLRFIYETEHFNGVGELLEILGSIINGFALPLKAEHKQFLVKVLLPLHKVKVLSLYHAQLAYCVVQFLEKDASLTEPVVRGLLKFWPKTCSQKEVMFLGEIEEILDVIEPPQFVKIQEPLFRQIAKCVSSPHFQVAERALYFWNNEYAMSLIEDNNAVIMPIMFPALYRISKEHWNQTIVALVYNVLKTFMEMNSKLFDELTASYKAERQKEKKREREREELWKRLHELESARRPDAPGGGPGSLIAEGTGNSLPPGGGSVSQLTPNALSSATSTSSSSSPSSVTSGSNLTGLGGASSQPPPLGSATSHQTGSASSSATTPNAATNNAAAASLSK, from the exons TGGACTGTTCCAGCCTAGAGCAGGAGGAGCTGTTCATCCGGAAGCTACGGCAATGCTGCGTTTCGTTCGACTTCATGGACCCGCTGTCGGATCTCAAGGGCAAGGAAATTAAGCGGGCGGCACTGAACGACCTGTCGGCGTACATCACACACGGGCGCGGTGTGCTGACGGAGAACGTCTATCCGGAAATTATCAAAATG ATATCTGTGAATCTATTTCGAACGCTCCCGCCTAGTGAAAATCCGGACTTCGATCCGGAGGAGGACGATCCGACACTCGAAGCGTCCTGGCCCCATCTGCAGCTGGTGTACGAGGTGTTCCTACGCTTCTTAGAGTCGGCCGACTTTCAGGCGACGTTCGGCAAGAAGGTGATCGACCAGAAGTTTGTCCTGCAG CTCCTGGAGCTTTTCGATTCCGAGGATCCGAGAGAGcgtgattttttgaaaaccgTATTGCACCGTATATATGGCAAATTTTTAGGATTACGTGCTTTTATTCGTAAGCAAATAAATAACATATTTCTACGTTTTATATACGAAACGGAACATTTCAACGGAGTCGGCGAGCTGCTGGAAATTTTGGGAAG TATAATCAACGGCTTCGCCTTGCCGCTCAAAGCGGAGCACAAGCAGTTCCTGGTGAAGGTGCTGCTGCCACTGCACAAGGTGAAGGTGTTATCACTGTACCACGCTCAGCTCGCGTACTGCGTAGTGCAGTTCCTGGAGAAGGACGCCTCACTGACGGAGCCGGTGGTGCGCGGGCTGCTCAAGTTCTGGCCAAAGACCTGCTCCCAGAAGGAGGTGATGTTCCTCGGCGAAATCGAGGAAATCCTAGACGTGATCGAACCGCCCCAGTTCGTGAAAATCCAGGAACCGCTGTTCCGGCAGATCGCCAAGTGTGTTTCAAGTCCACATTTTCAG GTGGCCGAACGGGCACTCTACTTCTGGAACAATGAGTATGCTATGTCGCTGATCGAGGACAACAATGCCGTCATTATGCCGATCATGTTCCCAGCACTATACCGGATCAGCAAAGAACACTGGAATCAGACGATCGTGGCCCTCGTCTACAATGTGCTGAAAACGTTCATGGAGATGAACTCGAAGCTGTTCGACGAACTGACCGCCAGCTACAAGGCGGAACGGCAGAA AGAGAAGAAGCGGGAACGAGAACGAGAAGAATTGTGGAAGCGACTGCACGAGCTGGAGAGTGCCCGCCGACCGGATGCACCCGGTGGTGGCCCCGGTAGTCTGATAGCCGAAGGAACTGGAAATTCCCTGCCACCCGGTGGTGGTTCGGTTTCTCAGCTAACACCGAATGCGCTATCATCCGCCACATCCACGTCGTCGTCTTCGTCACCGTCGTCCGTTACATCCGGTAGCAATTTGACTGGGCTCGGTGGAGCCTCGTCACAACCACCACCACTCGGTTCGGCCACCAGTCACCAAACAGGCTCTGCGTCATCCTCCGCCACAACCCCCAATGCCGCCACCAACAATGCCGCTGCTGCGTCATTAAGCAAGTGA
- the LOC131676245 gene encoding solute carrier family 25 member 45: MKLITCDFISGCFGGACGVLVGHPLDTIKTWQQFSNNRISSSIYNIVTLHNGLRGFYKGMFFPFVTNGAVNSVVFAVYGDQLRTLQGSCRADRERERLWRTHVMYAGSVAGATQVFLACPVEVVKVRLQTLQYIGHPWRCSRDILLREGIWGLYRGFTPMMCRDVLPYGIYMLVYEYMMAIEERLHRMNHKRQLGTGIGSPYEASLIATAGATAGVISWLFVVPFDVVKTVMQSETDPTVHKNMVHCFRRLVERHGWKSLFRGSSMIVARAAPVNSATFLGYEWCLGQCRKYFAIDST, encoded by the exons ATGAAGCTGATCACGTGTGACTTCATATCCGGTTGCTTTGGCG GTGCATGCGGCGTTCTGGTGGGCCATCCGTTGGACACAATCAAAACATGGCAGCAGTTCTCCAATAACAGAATCAGCTCATCAATTTACAACATAGTTACGCTACACAACGGG CTTCGAGGATTCTACAAAGGAATGTTTTTTCCATTCGTTACAAATGGCGCCGTGAACTCGGTCGTTTTCGCCGTATACGGGGACCAGCTGCGGACTCTCCAAGGAAG TTGTAGAGCGGATAGAGAACGAGAGCGGCTCTGGCGAACGCATGTCATGTATGCTGGATCGGTGGCAGGAGCAACCCAAGTCTTTCTCGCGTGTCCCGTTGAGGTGGTTAAAGTTCGACTTCAAACACTCCAAT atATTGGTCACCCGTGGCGCTGCTCACGAGATATCCTGCTTCGCGAGGGTATCTGGGGCCTGTATCGGGGCTTCACACCGATGATGTGCCGTGATGTGCTACCTTACGGTATCTATATGCTGGTGTACGAGTACATGATGGCAATCGAGGAACGGCTTCATCGGATGAACCATAAGCGGCAGCTGGGAACGGGTATCGGCAGTCCATACGAGGCTTCTCTAATAGCCACGGCAGGTGCAACGGCCGGAGTTATTTCTTGGCTGTTTGTGGTCCCGTTCGATGTCGTTAAAACGGTCATGCAATCGGAAACGGATCCGACGGTACACAAGAATATGGTGCATTGCTTTCGACGTCTGGTCGAG CGTCACGGATGGAAATCGCTGTTTCGTGGAAGTAGTATGATTGTTGCCCGGGCAGCTCCAGTCAATTCGGCTACCTTTCTGGGGTATGAATGGTGTTTGGGGCAGTGTCGTAAGTATTTTGCAATAGATAGTacctga